The genomic region GAAGTCGAGGGATCGGATATCCTGAGAGCGGCGGCCCATCTCAGTCGCTGGTCGGCCGGAATGTTTTCGAACTCTCCCATCTGGAAAGGTCGTTTCACTCAAATGTCTTCCTTCCGCTCGGGCATTTGGAGGGACACCGACCCGGCCCGATGCGGTTTGCCGGCATTCATGCTGAATTCCGCTCACGGACTTCGCGATTACGTCGAGTATGCCCTTGACGTCCCGGTCATCTTCTGTGATTGGTGTCCTCCCCGGACCCACCGCCATACATTCAGGGAATGGATTCAAACCGGCCGACCCCATCGTCCCACCCTCGGCGACTGGGATCTCCACCTCACCAGCTTGTACCCGGATGTGCGGGTCAAACCCCAGATCGAGCTCCGATTCATCGATGCCCTGCCGGACCCGCTCGGAATCGCAACCGTAGCGTTCTTCAAGGGGCTGCTCTACTCACCTCGCATCCGAAATCGACTGTTGAATTTCGCCGATCGGCCGGGATCCCGTCGAATGCGACCGCAGGAACTCCTCGAGTTGGCGCGAGGCGGCATGATGGAGCTCGCGCCCGCCGAGGCCGCCCTCCTTGAACCTCTCGAGCCGGTCGTTCGAGGCGGAGTTGATTCACCTGCACGACGGACACTGGCGGAATGGAGATCGGCCGGATCACCGTCGGAGTTTGTCCTACGATCCGCTTGGTAAGCCCAGGATTGAGTCGGTCCGTACGCTGTGCTAGGTTGACGGAATGATTCAACTGCTCGGCCACACGAACGTCTTCATCAACCTTCCACCCAAGACGGTTGAAGAAATCGCCGCCAAGGTGGAAGTCAAGACATTTAAGGAAGGCGAACTCGTGCTTGAGAAGGAAATCCTGAACGATTCGCTGTTCGTCATCGCAAAGGGCCGGGTGGAAATTCTCATGACGGTCCGGGACAAAGAAGTCAAGATGGCCGAGCTGGGTCCCGCCGAGGCGTTCGGGGAGATGAGCTTTATCGACAATTTCATCACCTCGGCCAGGGTTCGGGCGATGGAAGACACCCAGGTGGGCCAACTTCACAAGCATGACATTCTGACCGTCCTTAAGCACGACCCTCTCGCCGCCTCGAAATTCTGGGAAACGCTCTGCCAGATCCTGATCCGGCGGTACTGGGTTCTTTTGGAACAGACCTATAAAATCTTCAAGGAATACTTCAAGACGCACGAGAAGTTGTAGGTAGCCGCAGGCTTCAGCCTGCGGTCAAGACGCGGGCTAAAGCCCGCGCCTACCAAGAATTACAACACGCACCCGTAAAGGCCATGTTACATGCCGTGCCATCCGTGGCACGGCAACATCTCATGGCCCCGTACCATCCGTGGCACGGGGGTGCGGCTACCGGATATCGCTCCTCCCCGTAGGCACTCAAGTCCCTTCGCCGGTCGCCGAATACCATCAGTGGAGTTATGGAGGGCATCCTTTCCGCACAGCAACTCAGCTTCAGCTACCAGCGGCTCAGCTACGGCTACATCCAAAACGGTCAGATCGACGAGCAGCAGGTCCTTGAGGGTCGAAATCTCAGGGAACTTGCGGACAAGCTTTTCGAGTTGCCCGGTGAGACTGTTGAAACGGATGGCGCGGCGGATCCCCTCGAGTCGCTTCGCCAGGAGGTAGGCCAAGGCACGGCTTTCTACGTCACCTACGAAGAGATCCATCTGGAATTCTCGCAGGTCCAACTGCAAACAGGGGACGCCCTCGGTGATCCAAACGGCGCGGATACCGTCGATGGATTGCTGGGGAAAATCAATAAAGCCTTCGAACAGATACGAAATGCGACTCTGAAGCCCAGTGATGATTTAAGGAGTCAGATCCAGCAATTGATCGAGAGCGCATTCTCAAGAAGCGCAGACAAGCTCGACAAGCTGGGTGAAGTGAGGGACCCCACTCGTCAGAAACTTGACAAGCTGCTGGAAGATATCCGCAAGTTGATCGACCAGACCTTCGGCGCACCTGCCGCGTAAGCAACCCGGAAACAGTCTTCTTTCGATCCGTCGCGGTTCGACAGGCTCACCACGAGCGGTTTCTGACGTCGCATCAGACCTTGGCTCCCGCTCCCTCAACCGTCCTGTCGTCGGTGTATACTTGCACACCGATGAAACATACGCCCTCTCGATGCTCTTTTCCGGGCGACCCCTGTTTCAGCAACGCCGCTTTCGCTAAACGCGCTTGGAAACGCCACCCTCTCCTCATGGATTACCTGAACCCGCGGTCGCCCCTGCGTATTCGGCGCCTGCTGCAGAGGCGTATTTACGAGGCAGCCTTCTTTCCCTATTACCGCCGGCTTCGGCGTGGAACACGAGTCTTGGATGTGGGATGCGGGGTCGGGCGGTTTCTTATCCCTCTCATGCGCTCCGGCTGCAAGGTCGCAGGAATCGATTTCGACTTCGGTCACTTGAGAGCGGCCGGCAGGCACGGCATGGGGGTTCGGGATGTCCGGCCTCACCTGAGTCAAGCCCGGGCGGAAAGCCTTCCATTCCGCAACGGGGCGTTCGATGCCGTCCTGGCGATTGAAACACCTTCGTACGTGTCATCGGCCGAGCGCGCCCTTCGAGAAATCCGACGGATCCTTCGCCCAAGGGGACTGCTCTTTCTTTCCGTGGAAACGCGACTCGGCGGCGCCCTCTCCGATGGCCACCTCTCGCTGGATCAAATCGACACGGTGCTCCAGGCCGGCCGATGCCACGTCCCCGGTTCCTTTTTTGCGCGCTACTACGAAGAGCGCGAACTCCTTCGCCTCCTCAGGAGAACCGGCTTTTCCGCACTCCAGTGCCGCCCGGCCCATTTCATCCTGGACGGCCCCCTCGAGCCTGCCGTGGAGAATGCAAGTCTCCACATACCTTCCTATCGCGCTTCGATCGTCCGCCTGGAACGAACTTTGGCCGCGACCCCCCCCCTCCGCTCCCTCGCCCGCACCTGGGCTGTCGTCGCCCGGCGACTCCCAAGAATCCTATCGCGTGAAATGCGAGAAGGCGATCCGTGTTCTGGAGGATTGGTCCCCTCCGCTTCGTTGCGGCCCTTTTCGGAGACGGTGAAAGGCACTTCGTGGGAGCCGGTACCGGGACGACGAGTGGAATCCCTATGGGATCACTGCGTCGCGCGCCGGTTGAAGCGGTTCATCGCCGCATCGACACCATCGGCCAGGATCAGGCGGACCGCCTCCGCCGCGGTCTGGACCACGGCCTCAAACACCGAATCCTCGCCATCCTTAGGCGGTTTCAAAACGAAGTCGACCACGTCCTGCCCGGGATCAGGACGCCCGATGCCAACCCGGACGCGAACAAATTCATCCGTCCCGAGATGTTCGATCAACGATCTCAAGCCCTTGTGGCCCCCGTCGCTGCCGTCTTTCCGGACACGAATGTTGCCGAGCGGAAGGTTCAGGTCATCGCAGACGGCGATCACGCGGTCCCGCCCCCGCTGAAGCACGCCGGCTACGGCCTCCCCGCTCAGATTCATGTAAGTCTGCGGCTTCAGGAGAAGAAGCTTCCTGCCTTCCCACTCCAGGGACAAATCCAGATCCCCGTTTGCGTTCTTCTTGAATTTTCGCCCGCCGGCCGCGAGGTGATCCACAACGCGAAATCCGACGTTGTGTCGCGTGTGGTGATACTTCCGGCCGGGATTGCCCAGCCCCACAATGATCACCACTTCGTGCCCATCCCTACGCGCGCCTGATCCGTTCGGCAAACGACCGCGCCGTCCGGCTCCCCGCGAACCACACGACCAGCCCGAACGTGGCGGCCCCGAGGAAAATCAGGGCAAGCACCCTTGGCGCCAGACCCAGCACAGGTTCCAATCTCGGCTCGGCTCCCACCAAGACGGTCACCATCGCAATTGAAGCAATTGCCACCTTCACCAGCTCACTCCAAAACACCGCTCTCGACCGCGGGGCGCCCACAAGCCGGCGTCTCGCGAGTGAAAGAATGGCCAGGTTGACGACGGAGCCGGCCACCGTGCCGAAGGCCACGCCCTGCACCCCCCACCGGCTCTTCGCCGACCAGCCGACGGCAGCGGTGACCAGGAGCGAGGCCGCCGCGGCCGCAACCGGTATCCGGGGTTTCTGCACGGCGTAGAAGACCTGCGATGAGATCCGGGTCGATGCGAATGCCCAGAGACCCAGTGCATACACGCCGAGCGCTCCCGCCGTGCCGGCCGCCATGTCCGGGCCGAACTGCCGCCGCTGGTAGACCAGTTGAACGATCTCCTCCCGCAGCACGATTAGGCCGACGGCCGCAGGAATCATCAGGAAGAGAGAGGCCAGGAGGCTCCGATCCAGCAGCTCCCCCAGCCCCGCATGATCCTTTCTGGCCGCCAGTTCGGCGAGCATGGGGAGGGACGCCGTAGCCATCGAAATGGCAATCAGGGCCAGGGGGAATTGCACCAGACGATCGGCATAGTAAAGGGCGGAAACAGCTCCGGTACCGAGCGTCGATCCCAGTTGCGTGTTCACCAGTACCTGGAGTTGGTAGACCGTGCTCCCGATCACCGCGGACGCCATCAGGGTGCCGACTCGGCGAACGCCGGGATGGCCCGGTTGCCAGGCGGCCTGAAACGGCACGCGAATCGCCCTCGCTTCCGTTAGAACCATCACCAGTTGGGCCACCCCTCCTATGAGAACACCCCAGGCCAAACCGTCCACCGGCAGGGCCGTGTACCGGGAAAGCAGAAGAGCTCCCAAGATCATTCCCACGTTGAGCACGGCCGGCGTGACGGCGGAAACGAAAAATCGGTTGTACGTATTCAGCACCCCCATCACGAGGGAAACGAACGTGATCAGCAGAATGAAAGGGAACAGATAGCGAGTCAGATGCACCGCGAGCGCGTGCTTCTCCGGATCGGCCCGGAAACCGAAGGCGAGGGCATCCACGAGTTGCGGTGCGAATGCCACGCCGAGCAGGGTGAACCCCGCAACGCAGGGGACCGCCAACGTGACCAGGGCGCCCAGAAAGCGCCCGACGGTCTCCCGCGACTGCAATTGGAGTTCCTTGAGGACCGGGATGGTGGCTGCCTGCGTCGCGCCCTCCGCGAGGACCGCCCGGAACATGTTCGGCAACCGGAACGCGACAAAAAAGGCATCGGTTGCGCCCACGGGGAAGAAGGCGGCGATGACCGCATCGCGAACGAGGCCGAGCAGGCGACTGATCAACGTCGCTACGCTGACGGAGAGTGTGGACCTCAGCACCGGCCAATTATACTCGGAAGGCCCTCCGCTTCGCTTGCGAAATCCCTCCGGGCGGCGATAATCCCGCGATGTCCTTTTCGACCCTCCGCCCCGCATGACCACGAGAGCGCTCCTCCTGCTCGCCGCTCTCTGCATCCCGTGCTCATCCCCGGTCTTCGCACAGGAGACGCCGACCCTCCTCGACTACAAAGAAGTGATTCAGCGTGCCCTGACCCGAAGCCCCGTCCTGGCCGAGGGTCAGGAACTATTGGGATTCCGCCGGTCCCAGCTCGATGAGGCACGGCACGCCAAATTCGTTCCTCGCTTCGATGTCCGCTATACACTGACCCCCGTACCGGACATGCATCCGGGAACATTGGACCTCCCGGAGAATTTATCGGCGCTCGAGCCGATCGAGGAGGAACTCCGCGCTCTATCCTCGGAGTCCGGCCAACTTGAAAAGTTCGAAATCGGTCCCGGACACTACGTCGAGATCACCGCCACGCAGCCTTTATTCACCTTCGGCAAGCTCCGAAGCCTGGAGGCCATGGCCCGCGGAGGCGTCGCCGCCGCGGAATACGAGACACGCTTTCGGTCCCGCGAAATCATCTGGCGTGTATCCCAGATCTATTTCGCACTCATTGCCGCCCATCAAGGCTCCGCGATCGTGGATGAAACGGAGTCCGAACTTCGGAAGATCCAGGACCGGGTCCAGCATCTCGTGGAAAAAGGCGAGATCTCGCAGGAAGACACGCAGCGGCTGAAACTATTCGAGGTCGAGCTGCAAAACCGGAGGGCCGAGGCCTCCCTCGGCATCGAACAGGCGAAGGCGGGGCTTCGGATTGCGGTCGGAGCGGAGGTGGACGTGGCTCACGAGTTTCCCTCCATCGAACCGTCTCTACCGGCTCTGGAGGATCTATGGAAGGATGCGCCGGCGCGACGACCCGACCTCAAAATGGCCGAGTCGGGTCTCAGCGTGAAAGAGGCCCAGGTCACCAACGCCCGGAGCGAGTTCTTCCCGCAGCTTTTTCTGGCGGGCCGGTTCACGCTCGGATATGCGCCGAATCGATTCGACATCGGAAACCCTTACCTGAGCGATCCGGCCAATGTGCGCCGATTCGTGGCGTCCATGGGAATAAACCAATCCCTGAATCTCTTGCTGATCCGAGACCGTGTCCGCCAGGCGCGTCACGATCGCGCCAAGTCCCAAGCCATCTTACTAACCTTGCGCGATCTCGCCGAGGCGGATATCACCCGCGCCTACTATCAGTACCAGGAAGCCTCGCAAAAACGGGAGAACAACATCCGGGCGGTACGCATCGCCCGGGGCTGGCTGAGCACCGCGATCAACAACTACACGTTGGGCCTCATCAAGATCCGGGATGTGCTCGATGCTTTCCAGGCGTACCTCAATGCGAAGAAGGACTTCACCCAGGCAGCCTACCTGTACTATACTTCTCTTGCCCGTCTCGATTATGTTGCACAAACGAACCTTCTATTCGATCAGCCGTAAACTGCTTGCAGCAATTGGGATGGCCATACCGCTCGTGGTCGGGCAGACGGCGACGGCAGACGACGACCCCCTTGGCACCATCCGCTACTGGGAACAGCAGATCAAGGAGGTCGTCCATGCACCTTCCTATCGTGGAACGCCGGAAGACAAAGAACTGCTGAAGGCCCGAATCCGCTCGATTCTGGACACGGAACGGATGGGGCGCCTGGCGGTCGAGAAGCATTGGAGCAAACAACCGGAGGCGGATCGCCGCGAATTTCTGAAGCTCTTCAGGACCCTCGTGGAGCGCGCTTCCGTGACCGACCGGAAGGTTGATCTCTTCAAGCTGGACAATATCCGGTACGGCACTCCCACGGTCAACGGTACCAATGCGGAGGTCAAGGCGCATGTCCGGCCCTCGAACGAGCAGGTGGACGTGGAGGTGGTCTACAGGCTTTATCGAAACGGCAACGGCTGGAAGATCTACGACCTCGTCATCGATGAAGCCGGCATGATCGAGGGATTCCGCGGTCAGTTCAACCAGATCATTGCGGAAGATTCATTCAAGGAATTGCTGAACCGGATGCGGAAGAAGGCGGTCGACGAGTAGCGCTCACGGCTGCGTCTTCGAGCGCAGGCATGAAGCCTGCGGCTACCGGGGATTGGAGAGGACGTAGGCTGGTAGGCGCGGGCTTTAGCCCGCGTCTTCGGACGCAGGATGTCGGCGGATCAGAGAGAGTCGCCGGTCAACAGGCGATAGGCTTCGAGATATTTCTCTCTCGTCCTCGTCACGATCTCCGGAGGAAGAGGAGGTCCCGGGGGCGTCTTGTCCCACTTGAGCGAGAGCAGGTAATCCCTCACGAACTGCTTGTCGAAACTCCGCTGGCTCCGTCCCGGTTCATATTCGGACTTCGGCCAGAACCTCGACGAATCCGGCGTGATCACTTCGTCGATCAGAATGACCTTTCCATCGAGGAGGCCGAATTCGAATTTCGTATCCGCGATGATCACTCCGCCCTTCTCCGCAACCTCACAGGCGTGGGTGTAGATCTCGATGCTGACGTCCCGCAGCCGTTCCGCCAGTTTGCGGTCGCCCAGGATTTTCACCGCCTCGTCAAACGTGATGTTGATGTCGTGCCCCTTCTCCGCCTTGGTGGACGGCGTGAAAATGGGCTTCTCCAGTTTCTGCGACTCCGCCAGGCCTTTCGGCAACGGCACGCCGCAGACGGCCCCCCGTTTCGTGTACTCTCCCCAACCGGATCCGGCCAGATAGCCGCGAACGACGCATTCCACGGGGAGCGGCGCCGCCCGGCGCACCAGCATGCTCCGGCCCGAAAGGGATTCGGACCGCGATTGAAACGGGGGCGGGAAATCCTTGACCTCCGTGGAGACCAGGTGATTGGAGATGAGTTCGCGGCTCTGCCCGAACCAGAACCGACTGATCTGCGTGAGGACGAATCCCTTGTCCGGAATTCCCGTCGGGAGAACCACGTCGAAGGCCGAAATGCGGTCGCTGGCCACCATCAGAACATGGCTCCCCGCATCGTACATGTCCCTCACTTTGCCCCGACGTTCGAGCTTGGCGCCGGGGATTTCCGTGTACATCACCAAGGGGGTTCTTGCGCGGAGACCGTTCGTACCCATCGCGTGGATTCCTTTCTGCCCCCCTGCATAGCGCCTCTGTGAGGAGTCTGCAAGCGCCGGTGGCCGAGACGGCCGAGGCCCGAACCCGCAGGTCGGAGTGATGCTGAGGGCTACGGAAGATCTATTTCAGCGAGTATAGGCTGCCGGCTTCCGTTGCCACCAGAAGGCGCCCCGACGCTACCGCGGGGGCGGAGTTGATCGGGCCGTCGAGCGAGAGTTTCTGCACGGTCGCTCCGCTGTTGGCATTCACGACCACCACTTCGCCGTTCCCGGTGCCGACGTACACTCGGCCACCCGCCACCACGGGACTCGAAATAAATGCGGGCGTGCTGGGGATCCCGGCATCCACGCTCCATCGAACGGAGCCGTCGGACAGATCGAGGGCGTAAAGTTTCTGCAACCCAGCCGTCACCAGGGCGTATGCCCAGTCGCCGGAAATGGCCAGGTTGGACACCAGAATCGATGTGGGCCCTTCGGCCCGTGCGGGGGCGCGCGCAGGGGCGCCGGACTTCGCCCGTTTCGCTTTCTCCCTTTCGCAGTCACCGCCCGATCGCTGGTTCTCCATGGGATCGTCGCAAGCCGGAATAGAGTCGATCGTCACCGTGCGGGTCGGCGCCGCTTTGGCCAGGGCGACGAGCGGTTTCGTCCAGAGGCCTTTGCCTTCGACGGAAACGGCATACACGTTGGGATCTTCACCGCCGGGGGCAAAGAGAACCGTGCCCAGCGAACTCGCCGAGGGGGAGGCCATCATGACGCTCCCCTTCGTCTGCTTCTTCCAAAGGAAACGGCCATCGGCCGCATCCAGCCCTGTGAGGAACCCGTTGTTCGCCGCGATGATGAGCGTCGACCCGCTCAAGGCCGGTGAGCTGTAGCTCATCTGACCCAAGTCGTACTGCCACAGGATCTTGCCGGACAGGCTCACGGCGAGGACTTTCTGGTTCGGGAATCCCGATCCCATGTACACCACGCCGTTTGCGACGACGGGTGAGCTCATTTCGTTCCCGCCGGAGGCCGTCTTCCACAGAAGTTTTCCACTCGTGGCCTCCAGGGCATACAAGTGTCGATCGTACGAGCCGAAGAAGACCTTCCCGTCGGCCACCGCTGGAGTCGAATGAACCCGGTCCCCGGCTTGGAAGGCCCATGTCGGTTTCCCCGTGGCCAGCTCGACGGCCACGACCAGTCCTTTGTCCGTTCCGACATACGCTCGAGTGCCGTCGGACGAAATCGAAGACAGCGGTGTGGCCTTGAGGGCCGCTTTCCACTCTTCCGAGAGCGAATCACCGAGAGGCTGCGATGAAAGGGAATCCCTCGTGGGCGATTTTCCCAGAGACGGCCAAGCCTCGGCCCAAGACGCAGACACACCGCCTGCCAGAAGAGCCAGGCCCAAACCAACCGACCCCGCGAGTTTCAGCCCTTTCATGTGACCTCCCTTCGAAAAACGATCCGACCTCAAATCTTCAGGTGCTCCTTGATCCGCTTCTGGTCTTCATCGCTGATTTCGACCGCCCGCAGACCGATGGAGATGGCGCCGTTCGAGCGGAACCGGATGATTTCGAATCGACCCTCCACCCCTTTGAGATCGGTTTCCATGATCTTCAGTTTCAGCGTGAACGGCTGGAGAGGAAAGCCTCCCTTCACCGCCCATACGTTCGAGATCAAGGCGCCGTCCGGAGTCAGATTGTTGATCGTGCACCAGCCGCGATCGTACGCCTGGCCGTTCTCGGTCAAGAGCACCTCCATCTCCGCCTTGGCCCGAACGAGTTTCCGTTCGAACTTTCGCTTGTATTTCTTCCTCAGACGCCCAAAATCGTAGCCCATTTCGCGGGCTACGCGGATGACGTTCTCGACCGTACTCTTGCTGGTGATCATGGACGGGTGCCCATTCAGGACCTTGTTGACCGTGGTACGATCAAGCCCTAGTACATCCGCAATGACCTGCTGACTTACGCTCATGGATTTCCTCCTTGTAGCAAGAGGTTAGCTCCGCACGACTGCTTGAACTCTTCCCGCATTGTGGGATCTCCTCTTCTCACTTGTGATGTCTCTATGCCAGATGTACCAACTTGCCGCTTTTTTGTCAACACCCCAAGCCATCCATGACCAATGGGCGCCCGTGCCGTCACCCACCTGGAACTCGATACCCCAGATAGTTTGACACACTGCGTTGGTGCCGATACGATCCGTCTCGGAGGTCAAACTATGGAAGAAGCGGTCATCGTTGAAGCTGTACGAACGCCTATCGGCAAGAAGAAGGGCAAACTCTGGGGGGTCCGCCCCGACAATCTCGTGGCCGATGTCATGAAGGAAACGGTCCGCCGATCCGGGGTGGATCCGGCGTTAATTGAGGACGTCATCATGGGGTGCGTGACCCAGATCGGGGAACAGGGATTTAATATCGCCCGGAATGCGGCCCTCATCGCCGGCTTCCCTCTGGAGGTGACGGGTACAAGCGTGAACCGGCAGTGCGGTTCCAGCCAGCAAGCGGCGAATTTCGCCGCGATGGCCGTGATGTCGGGAGTGCACGAGTGCATGATGGCCGCCGGCGTCGAGAGCATGTCCCGCATTCCGATGGGATCGGACGGGATGGTGGCGGACTATGGTATCCCGATCAGTTCGCGGCTTTCCGAGCGGTTCGATCACAAGCTCGTTCCACAGGGCATTTCGGCCGAATACATCGCGCAACGCTGGAAGTTGAATCGCAAGGCGATCGACGAGTTTTCCTACCAGAGCCACGTGAAGGCCGCGCAGGCCACGGAGAACGGCTACTACAAGCGTGAGATTCTCCCCGTCGAGGCGCCTCTCATGGACCCCAACGGCCAGCCGACGGACCAGAAGCAGACGGTGAGCATGGACGAAGGATTCCGAAAGGACGCGTCACTCGAAAAGATGGGGTCGCTCAAGCCGTCGTTCCTGCCCGAGGGAGTGGTCACGGCGGCCAACTCGAGCCAGATCAGCGACGGCGCTGCGGCCCTCCTCATCATGTCGAAGCGAAAAGCCAAGGAGCTCGGT from Nitrospirota bacterium harbors:
- a CDS encoding thiolase family protein, producing the protein MEEAVIVEAVRTPIGKKKGKLWGVRPDNLVADVMKETVRRSGVDPALIEDVIMGCVTQIGEQGFNIARNAALIAGFPLEVTGTSVNRQCGSSQQAANFAAMAVMSGVHECMMAAGVESMSRIPMGSDGMVADYGIPISSRLSERFDHKLVPQGISAEYIAQRWKLNRKAIDEFSYQSHVKAAQATENGYYKREILPVEAPLMDPNGQPTDQKQTVSMDEGFRKDASLEKMGSLKPSFLPEGVVTAANSSQISDGAAALLIMSKRKAKELGLKPRARFISMTLAGVDPVVMLTGPIPATQKALKKAGLAMKDIDLVEINEAFASVVLAWEKELQPDMKKVNVNGGAVALGHPLGCSGARLLTTLLHEMERRNARYGLSTMCIGFGQGIATILERMN
- the murJ gene encoding murein biosynthesis integral membrane protein MurJ — its product is MLRSTLSVSVATLISRLLGLVRDAVIAAFFPVGATDAFFVAFRLPNMFRAVLAEGATQAATIPVLKELQLQSRETVGRFLGALVTLAVPCVAGFTLLGVAFAPQLVDALAFGFRADPEKHALAVHLTRYLFPFILLITFVSLVMGVLNTYNRFFVSAVTPAVLNVGMILGALLLSRYTALPVDGLAWGVLIGGVAQLVMVLTEARAIRVPFQAAWQPGHPGVRRVGTLMASAVIGSTVYQLQVLVNTQLGSTLGTGAVSALYYADRLVQFPLALIAISMATASLPMLAELAARKDHAGLGELLDRSLLASLFLMIPAAVGLIVLREEIVQLVYQRRQFGPDMAAGTAGALGVYALGLWAFASTRISSQVFYAVQKPRIPVAAAAASLLVTAAVGWSAKSRWGVQGVAFGTVAGSVVNLAILSLARRRLVGAPRSRAVFWSELVKVAIASIAMVTVLVGAEPRLEPVLGLAPRVLALIFLGAATFGLVVWFAGSRTARSFAERIRRA
- a CDS encoding helix-turn-helix domain-containing protein translates to MSVSQQVIADVLGLDRTTVNKVLNGHPSMITSKSTVENVIRVAREMGYDFGRLRKKYKRKFERKLVRAKAEMEVLLTENGQAYDRGWCTINNLTPDGALISNVWAVKGGFPLQPFTLKLKIMETDLKGVEGRFEIIRFRSNGAISIGLRAVEISDEDQKRIKEHLKI
- a CDS encoding cyclic nucleotide-binding domain-containing protein, which translates into the protein MIQLLGHTNVFINLPPKTVEEIAAKVEVKTFKEGELVLEKEILNDSLFVIAKGRVEILMTVRDKEVKMAELGPAEAFGEMSFIDNFITSARVRAMEDTQVGQLHKHDILTVLKHDPLAASKFWETLCQILIRRYWVLLEQTYKIFKEYFKTHEKL
- a CDS encoding TolC family protein, giving the protein MTTRALLLLAALCIPCSSPVFAQETPTLLDYKEVIQRALTRSPVLAEGQELLGFRRSQLDEARHAKFVPRFDVRYTLTPVPDMHPGTLDLPENLSALEPIEEELRALSSESGQLEKFEIGPGHYVEITATQPLFTFGKLRSLEAMARGGVAAAEYETRFRSREIIWRVSQIYFALIAAHQGSAIVDETESELRKIQDRVQHLVEKGEISQEDTQRLKLFEVELQNRRAEASLGIEQAKAGLRIAVGAEVDVAHEFPSIEPSLPALEDLWKDAPARRPDLKMAESGLSVKEAQVTNARSEFFPQLFLAGRFTLGYAPNRFDIGNPYLSDPANVRRFVASMGINQSLNLLLIRDRVRQARHDRAKSQAILLTLRDLAEADITRAYYQYQEASQKRENNIRAVRIARGWLSTAINNYTLGLIKIRDVLDAFQAYLNAKKDFTQAAYLYYTSLARLDYVAQTNLLFDQP
- a CDS encoding PQQ-binding-like beta-propeller repeat protein translates to MKGLKLAGSVGLGLALLAGGVSASWAEAWPSLGKSPTRDSLSSQPLGDSLSEEWKAALKATPLSSISSDGTRAYVGTDKGLVVAVELATGKPTWAFQAGDRVHSTPAVADGKVFFGSYDRHLYALEATSGKLLWKTASGGNEMSSPVVANGVVYMGSGFPNQKVLAVSLSGKILWQYDLGQMSYSSPALSGSTLIIAANNGFLTGLDAADGRFLWKKQTKGSVMMASPSASSLGTVLFAPGGEDPNVYAVSVEGKGLWTKPLVALAKAAPTRTVTIDSIPACDDPMENQRSGGDCEREKAKRAKSGAPARAPARAEGPTSILVSNLAISGDWAYALVTAGLQKLYALDLSDGSVRWSVDAGIPSTPAFISSPVVAGGRVYVGTGNGEVVVVNANSGATVQKLSLDGPINSAPAVASGRLLVATEAGSLYSLK
- a CDS encoding ABC transporter substrate-binding protein — its product is MAIPLVVGQTATADDDPLGTIRYWEQQIKEVVHAPSYRGTPEDKELLKARIRSILDTERMGRLAVEKHWSKQPEADRREFLKLFRTLVERASVTDRKVDLFKLDNIRYGTPTVNGTNAEVKAHVRPSNEQVDVEVVYRLYRNGNGWKIYDLVIDEAGMIEGFRGQFNQIIAEDSFKELLNRMRKKAVDE
- a CDS encoding phosphoribosylaminoimidazolesuccinocarboxamide synthase, with protein sequence MGTNGLRARTPLVMYTEIPGAKLERRGKVRDMYDAGSHVLMVASDRISAFDVVLPTGIPDKGFVLTQISRFWFGQSRELISNHLVSTEVKDFPPPFQSRSESLSGRSMLVRRAAPLPVECVVRGYLAGSGWGEYTKRGAVCGVPLPKGLAESQKLEKPIFTPSTKAEKGHDINITFDEAVKILGDRKLAERLRDVSIEIYTHACEVAEKGGVIIADTKFEFGLLDGKVILIDEVITPDSSRFWPKSEYEPGRSQRSFDKQFVRDYLLSLKWDKTPPGPPLPPEIVTRTREKYLEAYRLLTGDSL
- a CDS encoding aminoacyl-tRNA hydrolase, whose product is MVIIVGLGNPGRKYHHTRHNVGFRVVDHLAAGGRKFKKNANGDLDLSLEWEGRKLLLLKPQTYMNLSGEAVAGVLQRGRDRVIAVCDDLNLPLGNIRVRKDGSDGGHKGLRSLIEHLGTDEFVRVRVGIGRPDPGQDVVDFVLKPPKDGEDSVFEAVVQTAAEAVRLILADGVDAAMNRFNRRATQ